The following are encoded together in the Corticium candelabrum chromosome 1, ooCorCand1.1, whole genome shotgun sequence genome:
- the LOC134195898 gene encoding uncharacterized protein LOC134195898, which yields MAGSHVSKEVQERLRERLEGCLTDTNALVKYLCKGSDAHSLLSKAAKSFASQDGALSSTHDNLKRVEGIINEMTSQMNVANRSVEKIPLVVQRIEVLERL from the exons ATGGCAGGTTCTCATGTGTCCAAGGAGGTGCAGGAACGTCTGCGCGAGAGGCTCGAGGGCTGTTTGACTGATACGAACGCGTTAGTCAAGTACTTATGCAAGGGATCGGATGCTCACTCT TTGCTGTCGAAGGCTGCTAAGTCGTTTGCGTCTCAAGATGGTGCACTCTCTTCTACTCACGAT AATCTGAAACGTGTTGAAGGAATTATCAACGAGATGACTTCTCA AATGAACGTGGCAAATCggag TGTTGAGAAAATCCCGTTGGTCGTTCAGAGAATCGAAGTCTTAGAGAGACTATGA
- the LOC134195550 gene encoding CMP-N-acetylneuraminate-beta-galactosamide-alpha-2,3-sialyltransferase 1-like isoform X1 has product MLVGFSLLIVILLLYWLSLSNIKWLRRRVEPSTNYNLVEENKLISTGCSNVFHLLLNGNIQDKLIRGRFDPHVDVMLTRQRREVSMEAERWWKSIQPQKIEKSLRQAIDDVSTVLPLDDPFHHSDNRCHRCAVVGSSYNLIKSRYGSLIDSKEIVIRMNTAPVVGYEVDVGSKCTHNIVYPESSWGYQNVSASGKLLLVPFKMLNFDWLISIFTTHSISWGWRKVPTHLALSPKDAAILHPNFVHYVQTEWLQTNGRKPSAGMLALILSLHVCDEVDVFGFGRNQYGNWHHYYDKNENKNVDPFRRTGVHDAETEEAVRMALHKAGVIRFHAGRT; this is encoded by the exons ATGCTTGTCGGTTTCTCTCTATTGATAGTCATTCTATTGTTGTATTGGCTATCTCTTTCTAATATCAAGTGGTTGAGAAGGAGGGTGGAGCCCTCCACTAACTATAATTTGGTTGAGgagaataaattaatatcaactggtTGTAGTAATGTTTTTCATTTGTTGCTGAATGGCAACATTCAAGACAAACTGATTAGAGGAAGGTTCGATCCACATGTGGATGTTATGTTGACAAGACAGAGAAGAGAAGTGTCTATGGAAGCAGAAAGATGGTGGAAa TCAATACAaccacaaaaaattgaaaaatcaCTTCGTCAAGCCATTGACGATGTCTCTACTGTACTGCCTCTAGACGATCCCTTTCATCATAGTGACAATCGTTGTCACAGATGTGCAGTAGTTGGCTCTTCTTATAATCTCATCAAGTCACGATACGGCTCACTCATTGACTCAAAGGAAATTGTGATCAG AATGAATACGGCTCCTGTGGTTGGATATGAGGTTGATGTGGGCTCGAAGTGTACACATAATATTGTGTATCCCGAGAGCTCGTGGGGATATCAGAATGTCTCTGCAAGTGGGAAGCTGCTACTCGTACCATTCAAGATGTTGAATTTTGATTGGCTGATTAGCATATTTACAACACACAGTATCTCGTG GGGATGGAGAAAGGTTCCTACTCACTTGGCACTGTCTCCAAAAGAT GCTGCAATATTGCATCCAAATTTTGTTCATTACGTACAAACTGAGTGGCTACAGACAAATGGTCGTAAGCCATCTGCTGGCATGCTGGCTCTCATTCTATCTCTTCATGTCTGTGATGAG GTTGACGTTTTTGGCTTTGGTCGTAATCAGTATGGCAACTGGCATCATTATTATGATAAAAACGAAAACAAAAACGTCGATCCTTTCAGACGTACCGGAGTACATGATGCTGAAACTGAAGAGGCGGTGAGAATGGCTTTACACAAAGCCGGTGTgattcgatttcatgcaggaAGGACTTGA
- the LOC134192935 gene encoding WD repeat-containing protein 11-like, which yields MKISPRILPGPLNPANRCADWGWQGLLAFGSQNLVVIVEPRTVQVLQTLEQHKHFVTKVKWCYENYHHSLASPYGLRLASADSSGQIVVWDVSQATIRTEFSENSKPILDMEWLSYQDSSRDLLAILHPSSTLALWNADTGTRIWKKSLSETLVMFSIDPFDKKKLAVLSQDCMLFVDDFSSTRVPPLAPRKFYIASSSSTTGIPRQRSAMKKARQLVGDSKKSDEPTSFNDCLQMCYSPSCRHHLFLLYSREILLIDLQVNQTVGVVSSERNSSPFQQIIPCRQRDILYCLHENGCISIRIRRKCQLADLSSSTQVSSLLASHNLDVVYDLRGQSDALRLSKHSKVVRMCVDPVGERTVALVLSDCRVLFWKLIGSHRLVPVSTSEQSIVPLLSPLSHGGGGGGGGGGNVIGSGGSAGCLLHVTSLSDLLGPQSFPGISTRQQSGESTSHLSLKLVLTGLFQTISAPPLCLRMCPPLTTKNISSYKALLAAGTSSGTIQVINVQSACLHREFTVYTTPVRGMEWLDLDRLLSFSYPNVSSGVLVRNELKMVHIASGMCTVVRQSKEDEPIIESVKVSYSRHYVAVLIKDRPMELWDCKELTLLREMSGDFPCPTVMEWSPVHLPPKTIAKLGRPSVTRPMKEGKVLGKEHFVMTDTTNTLAHYIVEGSGVKEAVKIVLEGMGTVTYIAWKGDMMVIGDVDGQLSFWDLKKKISKNTMVHRNSVKKIRFAPGKGNTLVGILYNNGILDILTSHTSETVSTLKTLRAHDFEFSASDKPTIACTTGCIRVMDYKLQTAMCPVSSTHQKDPVFCPYVLLDKAGLLLKSVLQHQPWRGSYTLDEDDVLPRYDDPAESPMATAAIIHFNVIPQYMKAALSSTSLGVAHRCLLTARLYGDEYEVSFWVTALFYLIRERERRKDPNYKSVLDAEPINPTSDIFSPESNAKTSVGSHGDLLGLLSSSATTVDGDITVAESVNSLPSPQYAALEATFKLDACHDMLVDSGDFQRLQLYRAALHDSKRSTYDHTQKCAAALIFLKQTDRVVQLLLETDAENDQFYSDALRACLVATIRSSGASQSTIKLVATNLIANGHLSEGAQLLCLIDKGLDACRYLQSYEEWEHAAWLAKATLGERDCAEVFMKWTDHLLSPAVGKKKEGMLIYLTLGLFRKVLETLYSMRQFDLAAMFAEACLEFDVLDKSPDLNSLVEAIFLEHARYLHTIGNIQGAVYYCSQAGENGAQLLKDDIQIHQNDANIDTTDTDSVTKKGEE from the exons ATGAAAATCTCTCCTCGAATCCTTCCTGGACCTCTAAACCCGGCAAACCGCTGTGCCGACTG GGGATGGCAGGGACTGTTGGCATTTGGTAGTCAGAATCTCGTCGTGATTGTAGAGCCAAGGACAGTGCag GTCTTGCAGACTCTGGAACAGCACAAACACTTTGTGACTAAG gTAAAATGGTGTTATGAAAATTATCATCACTCACTGGCCAGTCCATATGGACTTCGACTGGCATCAGCTGACTCGTCCGGTCAGATTGTCGTGTGGGACGTAAGTCAGGCGACAATAAGAACGGAATTCAGCGAGAACAGCAAACCCATTTTAGACATGGAATGGCTCAGCTATCAG GACTCGTCTCGAGATCTGTTGGCCATTCTTCATCCGTCTTCAACGTTGGCTTTGTGGAATGCTGATACGGGCACTAGAATTTGGAAGAAGAGCTTGTCGGAGACGTTGGTGATGTTTTCTATTGATCCGTTTGACAAGAAGAAACTGGCAG TTCTCTCTCAGgactgtatgttgtttgttgatgacTTCTCGTCCACTCGTGTTCCTCCACTTGCTCCACGCAAATTCTACATTGCAAGTTCTAGCTCCACAACCGGCATTCCACGTCAACGTTCAGCCATGAAGAAAGCACGACAACTTGTTGGAGACAGCAAGAA GTCAGACGAACCAACATCATTCAACGATTGTCTCCAGATGTGCTACAGTCCTTCATGTCGTCACCACCTCTTCCTCCTCTACTCACGCGAAATCCTCCTCATCGACCTCCAAGTCAACCAAACAGTCGGTGTCGTATCATCCGAACGCAACAGCTCGCCATTCCAGCAAATCATTCCGTGTCGCCAACGTGACATTCTCTACTGTCTCCACGAGAATGGCTGCATAAGCATCCGAATACGACGGAAATGCCAACTGGCCGATCTCTCCAGCAGCACTCAAGTCTCCTCGTTGTTGGCGTCACATAATCTCGATGTTGTCTACGATCTACGAGGCCAGTCGGACGCGCTACGGCTCAGTAAACACAGCAAAGTCGTTCGGATGTGCGTGGATCCGGTCGGCGAGCGGACGGTCGCTCTCGTGCTGAGCGATTGTCGTGTGTTATTCTGGAAACTGATCGGGTCTCATCGTCTCGTCCCTGTGTCAACATCCGAACAGTCTATTGTGCCACTGTTGTCTCCACTTTCtcatggtggtggtggtggtggtggtggtggtggtaatGTGATTGGTAGTGGCGGTTCGGctggttgtttgttgcatgtgacgTCGCTTTCCGATCTGTTGGGTCCGCAGTCATTTCCTGGGATTTCGACACGGCAGCAGTcag GAGAGTCAACGTCTCACTTGTCTCTGAAACTCGTTCTTACCGGACTCTTTCAGACCATCTCCGCTCCTCCTCTGTGTCTCCGAATGTGTCCTCCCCTAACCACAAAGAACATCTCGTCATACAAAGCACTACTCGCTGCCG GAACGTCGAGTGGAACAATCCAAGTGATTAACGTGCAGTCAGCGTGTCTTCATAGAGAGTTTACAGTGTATACGACTCCTGTTCG TGGCATGGAATGGCTGGATTTAGATCGCTTGCTCTCGTTTTCATACCCGAATGTGTCGAGTGGCGTGTTGGTGAGAAACGAATTGAAAATGGTTCACATAGCGTCAG GAATGTGTACAGTTGTGAGACAGAGCAAGGAAGACGAGCCAATCATTGAGTCTGTCAAAGTTTCATACTCAAG ACATTATGTGGCCGTCCTCATTAAAGATCGTCCAATGGAACTGTGGGACTGCAAGGAGCTTACTCTTCTACGTGAGATGTCGGGCGACTTTCCATGCCCAACAGTTATG GAGTGGTCACCAGTGCATCTACCCCCTAAGACTATTGCGAAGCTCGGTCGCCCATCTGTGACTCGTCCGATGAAGGAAGGGAAG GTTCTTGGGAAGGAGCACTTTGTGATGACGGATACCACGAACACTTTGGCACATTACATTGTGGAGGGCAGTGGCGTTAAAGAAGCGGTCAAGATTGTGTTAGAG GGAATGGGCACAGTGACGTACATTGCTTGGAAGGGCGACATGATGGTTATTGGTGACGTGGATGGGCAGCTGAGCTTTTGGGATCTCAAGAAGAAAATTTCAAA GAACACGATGGTCCATCGTAACTCCGTCAAAAAGATCCGCTTTGCTCCAGGCAAAGGCAACACTCTAGTCGGCATCCTATACAACAACGGCATCCTAGACATCTTAACCAGCCACACA AGTGAAACTGTGAGCACATTGAAGACTCTGCGTGCTCACGATTTCGAGTTCAGCGCGTCTGATAAGCCGACGATCGCATGCACAACTGGCTGCATTCGTGTCATGGACTACAAGCTGCAGACTGCAATGTGTCCCGTGTCGTCTACTCACCAGAAAG ACCCGGTCTTTTGTCCTTATGTCTTGCTTGACAAAGCTGGGCTACTTCTTAAGTCAGTCTTGCAGCATCAACCATGGAGAGGATCATACACACTAGATGAAGACGATGTTCT tccTAGGTATGATGACCCAGCAGAGTCACCTATGGCGACTGCGGCAATTATTCACTTCAATGTTATTCCCCA GTATATGAAGGCTGCTCTGTCTAGCACATCTCTTGGTGTAGCTCATCGTTGTCTTTTAACAGCCAG ATTGTATGGTGATGAGTATGAAGTGTCATTTTGGGTTACTGCGTTATTTTATCTTAtaagagagagggagagacgAAAAGACCCAAATTATAAG TCAGTTCTAGATGCTGAACCTATCAACCCAACAAGCGACATCTTCAGTCCCGAGTCAAATGCAAAGACGAGTGTTGGAAGCCACGGTGACTTGTTGGGTCTTCTTAGTTCTTCAGCCACTACAGTGGATGGAGACATTACTGTGGCAGAAAGTGTTAACTCACTTCCATCGCCTCAGTATGCTGCACTTGAAGCGACGTTCAAGCTTGATGCATGtcatgacatgttggtggatTCAGGGGATTTCCAA CGTTTGCAGCTTTATCGTGCTGCCCTTCATGACAGCAAGCGTTCAACATATGATCACACTCAGAAGTGTGCTGCTGCACTCATCTTTCTCAAGCAG ACTGATCGTGTCGTTCAGCTGCTGCTTGAAACAGATGCAGAAAACGACCAATTCTACAGTGATGCACTCAG GGCGTGTCTCGTCGCTACTATACGCTCATCGGGAGCTTCACAGAGTACAATAAAACTGGTGGCAACTAATCTGATTGCTAATGGTCATTTGTCAG AGGGAGCTCAGTTGCTGTGTTTGATTGACAAGGGGCTGGACGCGTGTCGCTATCTGCAGTCGTACGAAGAGTGGGAACATGCAGCATGGCTAGCAAAG GCAACATTGGGTGAACGTGACTGTGCAGAAGTCTTCATGAAATGGACTGACCACTTACTGTCACCTGCTGTTGGCAAGAAA AAGGAAGGTATGCTGATCTACCTCACACTTGGTCTGTTTCGCAAAGTGCTAGAGACACTCTACAG tatgAGGCAGTTTGATTTGGCCGCTATGTTTGCCGAGGCTTGTTTGGAGTTCGATGTACTGGACAAGTCACCAGATTTGAAT TCTCTCGTCGAAGCGATTTTCCTAGAACACGCACGCTATCTTCACACAATTGGCAACATCCAAGGCGCCGTCTACTACTGCTCACAGGCTGGAGAAAACGGAGCACAACTACTAAAAGACGACATCCAAATACATCAAAATGATGCCAATatagacacaacagacacagatagTGTGACCAAGAAGGGGGAAGAATGA
- the LOC134187242 gene encoding pre-mRNA-splicing factor SLU7-like has protein sequence MASSNPITKLNREDWKKQKELEEARKAGTAPAEVDEEGKDINPHIPQYIREAPWYVSTGRPTLKHQRVPGEMIKTYAGMKDWYTRGMKAGPAVAKFRKGACENCGALTHKKKDCMERPRKIGARYTGSDIARDEVIQPDIDLDFAGKRDRWNGYDPEEYQQIVNEHAQMELAKKQLKSDQLKQEFTETVDEEDAETEKKNDSDLEEDEDKYAHEEAMPGTKFDTKQRMTVRNLRIREDTAKYLYNLDVNGPYYDPKTRSMRENPFKEMGLSATEVKYAGDNFVRNSGDTVRMAQAQVFAWDAYDRGTSVHLQAEPTKLELLQKNFSVKKDKFKNELQDSILSKYGGEEHLDAPPKELLMAQTENYVEYSRFGDIIKGEEKVIAKSKYEEDVYINNHTSIWGSYWESGSWGYVCCYSLVKNSYCVGKDGAGEAKVSVVDLLTSNPFTNDKEPDTSRPLIEQHQEKRKEKKKMKKKRKDKDKEESESREDRLARALKAEEERIKEVDGMLAVDERKRKYNSLKEMQSMQAPTEEEIEAFQIKRKRPDDPMAQFLTNN, from the exons ATGGCGTCGTCTAATCCGATTACGAAATTGAATCGCGAAGACTGGAAGAAGCAGAAGGAGCTAGAGGAGGCTAGGAAGGCCGGAACGGCACCTGCCGAAGTGGATGAAGAGGGAAA AGACATCAATCCTCACATACCACAATACATCCGAGAGGCTCCATGGTACGTTAGCACCGGAAG ACCGACTCTGAAGCATCAGAGAGTTCCGGGGGAGATGATAAAGACTTATGCTGGAATGAAGGATTGGTATACACGAGGCATGAAAGCA GGCCCAGCTGTTGCCAAGTTTCGTAAGGGTGCGTGTGAAAATTGTGGTGCCTTGACTCACAAGAAGAAAGACTGCATGGAG AGACCACGAAAGATCGGTGCAAGATACACAGGCAGTGATATTGCTCGAGACGAAGTCATACAGCCAGACATTGATCTTGATTTTGCTGGAAAACGAGACAG gtGGAATGGCTACGACCCCGAAGAGTATCAGCAGATAGTCAACGAACACGCTCAGATGGAATTG GCAAAGAAGCAACTGAAATCCGATCAACTGAAGCAAGAGTTTACAGAAACGGTTGACGAGGAAGATGCAGAGACGGAGAAGAAG AATGACAGCGACTTGGAGGAAGACGAGGATAAGTATGCACACGAAGAGGCGATGCCCGGGACAAAGTTTGATACGAAACA ACGTATGACTGTGAGAAACTTGAGAATCCGCGAAGACACAGCAAAGTATCTCTACAACTTGGATGTGAACGGACCATACTACGACCCAAAGACAAGATCCATGCGTGAGAACCCATTCAAAGAGATGGGCCTGAGTGCAACAGA AGTGAAATATGCAGGCGATAATTTTGTGAGAAACTCTGGAGATACAGTGAGGATGGCACAGGCTCAAG TGTTTGCTTGGGATGCTTATGACAGAGGCACGAGTGTACACCTCCAGGCTGAGCCAACGAAACTCGAACTTCTTCAGAAAAACTTCTCAGTAAAGAAAGACAAGTTCAAGAATGAACTACAGGACAGCATTTTGTCGAAG TATGGTGGAGAGGAACATCTTGATGCGCCTCCAAAGGAGCTACTGATGGCACAAACG GAAAATTACGTGGAATATTCACGGTTTGGTGACATCATAAAAG GAGAGGAGAAAGTCATTGCGAAGTCTAAATATGAGGAAGACGTTTATATTAACAATCACACT agcATTTGGGGTTCGTATTGGGAGAGTGGATCGTGGGGATATGTGTGCTGTTATTCGTTGGTGAAGAATTCTTACTGTGTAGGAAAAGATGGGGCGGGCGAAGCAAAG GTATCCGTTGTTGACTTGTTAACATCCAATCCATTTACAAACGACAAAGAACCGGACACGAGTCGGCCACTTATTGAG CAACATCAGGAGAAAcgaaaagaaaagaagaagatgaagaagaagaggaaagacaaagacaaggaGGAGAGCGAGAGTAGAGAGGATAGACTAGCAAGA GCTCTCAAAGCTGAAGAAGAGAGAATCAAGGAGGTCGACGGGATGCTTGCTGTTGATGAGAGAAAACGCAAATACAACTCACTGAAAGAGATGCAGAGCATGCAGGCTCCAACGGAAGAAGAAATCGAAGCGTTTCAGATCAAGAGAAAGAGACCTGATGATCCAATGGCTCAATTTTTAACGAATAACTGA
- the LOC134195550 gene encoding CMP-N-acetylneuraminate-beta-galactosamide-alpha-2,3-sialyltransferase 1-like isoform X2 encodes MVENDPFHHSDNRCHRCAVVGSSYNLIKSRYGSLIDSKEIVIRMNTAPVVGYEVDVGSKCTHNIVYPESSWGYQNVSASGKLLLVPFKMLNFDWLISIFTTHSISWGWRKVPTHLALSPKDAAILHPNFVHYVQTEWLQTNGRKPSAGMLALILSLHVCDEVDVFGFGRNQYGNWHHYYDKNENKNVDPFRRTGVHDAETEEAVRMALHKAGVIRFHAGRT; translated from the exons ATGGTGGAAa ACGATCCCTTTCATCATAGTGACAATCGTTGTCACAGATGTGCAGTAGTTGGCTCTTCTTATAATCTCATCAAGTCACGATACGGCTCACTCATTGACTCAAAGGAAATTGTGATCAG AATGAATACGGCTCCTGTGGTTGGATATGAGGTTGATGTGGGCTCGAAGTGTACACATAATATTGTGTATCCCGAGAGCTCGTGGGGATATCAGAATGTCTCTGCAAGTGGGAAGCTGCTACTCGTACCATTCAAGATGTTGAATTTTGATTGGCTGATTAGCATATTTACAACACACAGTATCTCGTG GGGATGGAGAAAGGTTCCTACTCACTTGGCACTGTCTCCAAAAGAT GCTGCAATATTGCATCCAAATTTTGTTCATTACGTACAAACTGAGTGGCTACAGACAAATGGTCGTAAGCCATCTGCTGGCATGCTGGCTCTCATTCTATCTCTTCATGTCTGTGATGAG GTTGACGTTTTTGGCTTTGGTCGTAATCAGTATGGCAACTGGCATCATTATTATGATAAAAACGAAAACAAAAACGTCGATCCTTTCAGACGTACCGGAGTACATGATGCTGAAACTGAAGAGGCGGTGAGAATGGCTTTACACAAAGCCGGTGTgattcgatttcatgcaggaAGGACTTGA
- the LOC134190406 gene encoding collagen triple helix repeat-containing protein 1-like produces MFSFFVTVLVLIQVIATCAGQSVSDERNQQTCVSAGVPGVPGSPGVNGSPGRDGMKGEKGMNGERGLVGDVGGKGNAGKIGPQGPQGPRGIIGETGRKGEKGEAMTLNWKQCVWNREDGKDSGLIQNCNFRKHDSNSALHVAYAGNLRVYCSSGDCCSRWYFTFNGNECSGPMTIEGVVYSGLHDSPHRHRQIEGYCENIPAGQVTIGFNIGNCNKWRSTTYDGYTGWISVSRIMIAEVPPSQK; encoded by the exons atgttttcattttttgtgacagttcttgtgctcattcaagtcattgctacttgtgctggtcaaagtgtgtcagatgagagaaatcagcag acatgtgtgtctgctggTGTTCCTGGAGTACCTGGATCACCTGGAGTTAATGGATCACCTGGACGagatggaatgaaaggagaaaaGGGGATGAACGGAGAGAgaggattagttggagatgtcGGTGGTAAAGGTAATGCTGGGAAGATAGGTCCACAAGGTCCACAAGGCCCACGAGGGATAATTGGAGAaacaggaaggaaaggagagaaaggagaagccatgacactcaactggaaacagtgtgtgtggaatAGAGAGGATGGGAAGGACAGCGGTCTGATTCAG aactgtaattttaggaaacatgacagcaattcagctctacatgttgcatatgcaggaaatCTCAGGGTTTACTGCTCCAGTGGTGACtgctgttctcgatggtattttacattcaacggtaacgagtgcagtggacctatgacTATTGAGGGAGTTGTGTATAGTGGACTACATGATAGTCCTCAtcgtcacagacagattgagggatactgtgagaacattccagcaggtcaagtcacaattggattcaacattgGAAACTGTAACAAATGGAGATCAACAACCTATGATGGCTATACAGGATGGATATCAGtatctcgcattatgattgcagaagttcctccatcacaaaagtga